The DNA window TTGGTCTTCTGGGAGGGAGGGTAGGCCTGGTCACGGTCcaggtggtctccatcattctcatTACAACCTGACCAAGAGGGGTGCAAGGTTAGAACAGATATACTGTGGTAAAGTGTGCATTGCAGTATAATTCTTCAAACAAAAAGTGGGGTGCTGTTGGTCCTCATACATATAATCCTGAGTTGTCAACATAGACAGCACTCCCAAAATCAAGGTTGTTAGTTATAGAAAGACAGCACATGCGAtcagggttaggataaggttatGATGATTCCATTGAAGAGGAATTAAAGGCGTAAAATGGCCATCATTTTCAGTTAAGATTGAATTAAATCTTTAATTGAATCAAACATAAGTTATTCAAAATGTAACGGACACAAGCCCCTTAGAAAGTATGTAAAGCAGATCCATATCTACAGTAGGAGTTGATCAGTCGTCAATTTGGTCAAGCTAGCATTTCTACTCCTCTGTGCTTAAAGAAAGCAATAATGTATTGTCATTCAAATGTAATCTCTACTTCCAATATGCACCATACTAATATTCTGTCCTGTCTATTGAAAGATATTTAAAATAATTGATTGTCATGCCATGATCAAAAGACAATTATGTTCAACACATCCAGCAGACATGCATATCCTATAACAGACTTTACTCATTCTACTATAGGCCTATTAGCTAAAGTGATCATCCCTAAATCTCTGACTAATAAAAGAGAGCAAAGGCTATAGTAGGCTGTTAATATATTCAAGACACCTATCTTGATATTTCCGCCCCCTGCAAATGCAAAACATGCAGACACTTTAGTGCTGGTTTCACAGACCTAAACAAGACGTTTAGTTGATACAGAACTAAACATGAACACAGAAAAACCTAGTATTAAATATCTCTGGGCTACAGAATAGATGTATTTTTCAAATGAATCTTGGCCATAGTCCAAGACTACCACTCATATTTCATCAGAAATGTGTTACTTAAAACACTTATTTTCAGATGTCAAATATGCATCTTAATTCATGTTAGACAAGCATATGCAATAAAATAACAGCTACATCTTTAAATCTTGGGTATCCCATTTTCCTCAGCTATGATTGCTTGCTGAGTGCCTTTATTTCTACAACTACCCACCAGGGGTCGCTAACAAAACATGCTGAGTCGGTATTCCAACTGCAAGGTCGACATGGGACTGACCGCATGGAATAATTATCTAAAGACGTAGGCTATAGGCATATAGAGTCGATGGAACCTAAACATTAAACCGGATATAGACTATATCAACATTTTTGCTCGAAACTGACTATGAAAGACAGGCAATTTCTGATTATACCTAATGGAATGTTTTTTAAGTGCTATGGACAAAAGCAGGATTTAATTCAGAGCTAAATTCAATCATATGTCTTTTCAGTGCAACCAAAAGTGTTTTAAATATGGAAAGGGCACAACATCTACAGCTGAACATaaatacaaaacagaaaacaaattAAGGGGGAATATGGGCATGTTTCTGAAATGAAATAGTCTTGAGAAAAGAACCATTACCACCACCCATGTCGTTATTAAAGCAAAATACTGTAGTCCAATAAACATAACATATTAGGCTTGGGATAGACCATATTAGAGGACATAACAAAATTATCGCATGAAAACAAttcaaattattttttaaataacgtTAGATACTGGAGAGGATGTAATGTTGTTGCTTGTTTGTTTCGTTTTTTTGTATCCGGCTCCATCTCACTCACTCTGTTTCTGAGAACTGTGCTGACCTTCCGAGTATGATTCAGTGGTTGGAAGCCAGGGATTCCTACATCACCTTCAATTAACGCAGAACAATTATTTAACACGCAGATTACCCTTATTCCTCTCCATGCATGGAGAACAGAACAAATTTGGCACACAGTGACAAACTTTCTCAACCGGACACTAATTGTAAAAAGCGACTACAAAAGAAACGCCGCGGGGTTGGTTAGATTATAACATTAACGTTTTCAATGCCAGTTTTTAATTGTAAAATGACCTGTAATGTATAACGAGGAGGCAATTTCCCCCAAGAAAGGCGACATTTTAAATAGTTGAGCCCAAATTACTTTTACCCCCTGCACGTGCTTATGTCACTGGTTCAAATTCATGTGTGTACCCATTTTACAAATTCGATTACCTAATGAGAGCCATAATTAGGCTATAAAAGTTAAACTAATGGTTAACTGGGGGTACATTTTGTATCATTTTGACAGCATGCAATTTAGCCTAAAGAGGAGAAATGCAAATACGCTACTTCATGAACAGAGCACCCATTCAAAGTAGGCATCTTCCAAGGTGTGGAATGGCTAATTGTTCTCTTTCGTGTCCCCCCTTTTTTGGTTAAAATTGCTTTTGGTGTAGGACTACAGAAATGAGGCCTATGCGCTTAAACACGGATCAAGCCAAATAATTAATGAAATCTCTATATTCGACATTATCTTTTCTACTCAGTTCACCAGCGCTCGTCATGGGTTGGTTAGTTAGCATGTAGCCTAACAGGTTATAGGCCTCAATCAAAACATCCCCACCGTAACGTTATTTTCAAACAGCGCAATAGCCTTCTGTGCGTACAACTTCCCGACCAGCaactcctctccgtctcctcacCTGAGTTGTAGCTGGCGATGTCTATGCCCATGGCGGGGCTCTTCCTCTTGCGAGGTCTTCCCTTCTGAGCTGTCCCAGTGCCATTGAAGTAAGGCAGCGCCAGACCCCCGCCTTTAGCCGCCAGCTCGGAGTAGTTGAGGCCGGGGTGTGGGTACTCTCCCTGGGCTATGGTCTCGAAGTGGACCCGGCAGTACACCAGGCTGTCCTTCATGCCGAAGTGGTCGCCGGTGGTCAGGGTCTTGTTGCACGTGGTGCACGTGAAGCAGCTCAGATGGTACACCGAGTCCCGTGCACGCATTACCATCTCCGATGCCGATATCCCGAGGTGGCAGCGCGCACACCTCTGCACTGAGAACCTTCTGAAACAAGGACGCAATTCTTTAAAAACACGCCCagacataacacaacacacaccgcGAGTGGCTACATAAAATACAACTCAATGTTCTTACTGTGTTTTTATTCAGCAGTTTGCATGTAATGTCATAACCTCCATCCGCAGGCCTATAATAACATATCGCATTTGCAGCATGGCCAAGAGACGACAGATTGCCTCTGATATTTAGGCTGCTTGTCTATTTATATTTCCATGTAGTAGATTCGTTATATGGGGCCTTCCTTGTATGACTTGTTGAATATGCCAAAGCTATAGCTGATCGAAACAATACGCCTTCTGTGCGTacatttaacctatagcctattTCAAATGTTCTGTggcatgtgtttgtgtttataGATCTATCGTTTCAGACATTAACAATAGTTCGTATGACAGGCCTAATGCCAAACACacaagagagtgagtgagggagagagagcttgTGTTCAATCGTCGAATATTAAAATCAATAATTTCACTAGGCCTATAGAAAAACAACCAATCATAAACGTATGCTTTCTTACCTGTAGTAATCCTCCTTGCAGTAGATGCTGCCATCCTTGGCAAAACACGTGAGTTCTGACTCCAAATGTTGTTTACATTCACAGCATTTGAGGCACCGCAGGTGCCACTGTTTATCCACAGCGAGTAGGTAATATCTATCCGAGATTTTGCCTCCACAGCCAGCACACAACGCGGGCTTCTCCGGTCCCATCGAAGGCATGGTCTGGAAGAGGAGGGGAATATTATTAATACATGTGGAAATGCATGGCTCACATCCTGCGCATGTGGTGGGGACTATACTTCCCATGTGGGGTTTGGCTTGTGTGTGATAAAACTGTAACATATCTGAAAGATTACATATTAGCCTAATATGAGCAATGCAACATTTTCTTAAAAATAAATCAATAGTACAACGATCGTTAGACGTTCTTAAGTAGCCTATATATGACAGTTCGGGTTTAAAGCCAATCCCAAGAAATTCCTGCGGAGCTGAAAATGTGTCAACATGCAGGGCCGGTTGTGTTTAGGGAGTAACTGCATTCAATGTATCTAACAAATGGAGCCTGTATACATAAATGTATTACAATGACAAAGAATAATTCATTGCGCTTCATTGCACATTTAAAATAAGCTGTATCGACAGCCTGGTGCGCTATGTCCTCCTACTTTCACACGTCTATAATTTAGCATTACTGCCAAAAGAACaacaattaataataataataataataataataataataacaataaattaTTATGTACAGATGCTAATAATTTCCAAACTATTATATATGTAATAACTGTTTAATTAGGcctatatattatataaataaaCATTAACAGCAATTTGTTATTTGCTCAAAATATAAATTGTGTAACAATTTGGCAAAATATGAGTAATAATTGTCACTTTTACTTTATGTACTTTCACTCAGTTTAGTTGATAACTGAATGTATTTGTATTACATATGAACATTTCCACACACATACatgttctttaaaaaaatgtttttttgtccaTATAGGAACCTGTAAACGCAATATTAAACCCAACATTTTCTTTCGAGTGATTATTTCTTGCAGCAATCTTAGCCCAACTACAGCTTCATAAAGCATTTCCTTGCATTTAAACAGTTATGCCCATTTGGATGTAAGTGGTAATCTTCATGGATGTCAGAACAAGAAAAGAAAACCTGATTTAGTTCATTTTTCTTACCGATTCCCTTCCGTTGAGCTGCACGCCCTTGGTAAGGCGCGAGTCGGTTTTggatctcctctccatctcctccatgatGCCTTGGATGTGGTCACCGGAGATCCCGTGGAACAGCATGGCTCCCGCTCCTGAACGACGCAATGTGCAACTGCTCGCTTCTGCCTTGCAGCCCACAACTTCCATATACAGCTCTGCGTCCCGTTGGCTCAGAGCATCCGACTGGCTCtgctgttagactgttagacaggcacacacacaaacacacacacacacacaaacaaacaaacaaacaaacaaacaaacaagagacACACTCAGCTCAGCTCACCTCCCCTGCAAGTGGTGGATAGATGAGGGACGGGGAGAAATCAAGGCAGGAAGAAATTATTTCCTCTCCCCTGAATGTTTTGTAAAAAAGAAGAAGTATAGTCCAGCTGATCCGGCGGTGGCCAGTTTATGCacagatgatgatggtggtgatggacgGTTAAAATTGCAGAAGTTTAGATTAGGTGTTTTTCTCTCGACAGTCCCGCGCCGATCTCACGTTATAGGGTTCCGTGTGCTTGAAGGTCAGATTGGGACTGCCTGAGTTGGAGAGCCGTGTCCTATTTGTGAAGAGAGCAAAAGCCTGCCCAGTTTGGATAATTTGGTAGGAGGAgtcgttccctctctctatgCCACTGATTTCTATTCACCAACAAAGAGCTGTCACTCTCCCCTCTAACCCGCGGTGCATGTTGGCTGCGAGAGCGTGGAGAGAGACACTTTGGTTATTGACATTTTCATTACTTTTCTTTTCTATAGGTTTTAGTTATCGGAAGACATTAGTGGAGTCTAAATCGCAGTGACACGATACGGTTTAGTGAAATTTGCATAATCTCTTGGTGTGATTGAATTAGAAGGATAAACCATGGATATTGAATTGTAATTTGAACGAATTTTAATCTGTATAAACTGTAATATGGAGTTTCAGTAGCCTTACTTGCTGAATTTGATTCGATAACTTTATGTGAAACGTCTAGTGGGAAAAGCACGTCTTACGTGAAACAGTCGTGTGAGGGTGATACCTTTCCTTGTCTTGTATTTTTTGCCGCCGTGCATTTTTAAATGTGATACTCATTTACCTGTGAGCGTGCTGTGTATGCCTAATAACTAAGTAAGgctataacatgtttataacattttaaaaataagTTGAACATTTTGGATTGGATTTTGAAAATATTAGTATTGGTAAAAGGTTCAATTTACCCGGATTCTGATTAATTAATACTATAGAATacatgttgtgtgtatgtgtgtgtcatagCCAACATATGTCCAGTTTAGCCTACAAAACACAAGTAGGCCTGGGAAATAATTGTAGACCTATATACGATAAATATGCCTCAAGAGTGCATGGCAAATACAT is part of the Oncorhynchus keta strain PuntledgeMale-10-30-2019 chromosome 26, Oket_V2, whole genome shotgun sequence genome and encodes:
- the LOC118358893 gene encoding LIM/homeobox protein Lhx9 isoform X3, with product MEVVGCKAEASSCTLRRSGAGAMLFHGISGDHIQGIMEEMERRSKTDSRLTKGVQLNGRESTMPSMGPEKPALCAGCGGKISDRYYLLAVDKQWHLRCLKCCECKQHLESELTCFAKDGSIYCKEDYYRRFSVQRCARCHLGISASEMVMRARDSVYHLSCFTCTTCNKTLTTGDHFGMKDSLVYCRVHFETIAQGEYPHPGLNYSELAAKGGGLALPYFNGTGTAQKGRPRKRKSPAMGIDIASYNSGCNENDGDHLDRDQAYPPSQKTKRMRTSFKHHQLRTMKSYFAINHNPDAKDLKQLAQKTGLTKRVLQGEQILGHYSQTSRRLKIP
- the LOC118358893 gene encoding LIM/homeobox protein Lhx9 isoform X2 produces the protein MEVVGCKAEASSCTLRRSGAGAMLFHGISGDHIQGIMEEMERRSKTDSRLTKGVQLNGRESTMPSMGPEKPALCAGCGGKISDRYYLLAVDKQWHLRCLKCCECKQHLESELTCFAKDGSIYCKEDYYRFSVQRCARCHLGISASEMVMRARDSVYHLSCFTCTTCNKTLTTGDHFGMKDSLVYCRVHFETIAQGEYPHPGLNYSELAAKGGGLALPYFNGTGTAQKGRPRKRKSPAMGIDIASYNSGCNENDGDHLDRDQAYPPSQKTKRMRTSFKHHQLRTMKSYFAINHNPDAKDLKQLAQKTGLTKRVLQVWFQNARAKFRRNVLRQENGNDKADGTSLPPPSSDSGALTPPSSAATLTDLTNPSITVVTSVTSSLDSHDSGSPSQTTLTNLF
- the LOC118358893 gene encoding LIM/homeobox protein Lhx9 isoform X1 gives rise to the protein MEVVGCKAEASSCTLRRSGAGAMLFHGISGDHIQGIMEEMERRSKTDSRLTKGVQLNGRESTMPSMGPEKPALCAGCGGKISDRYYLLAVDKQWHLRCLKCCECKQHLESELTCFAKDGSIYCKEDYYRRFSVQRCARCHLGISASEMVMRARDSVYHLSCFTCTTCNKTLTTGDHFGMKDSLVYCRVHFETIAQGEYPHPGLNYSELAAKGGGLALPYFNGTGTAQKGRPRKRKSPAMGIDIASYNSGCNENDGDHLDRDQAYPPSQKTKRMRTSFKHHQLRTMKSYFAINHNPDAKDLKQLAQKTGLTKRVLQVWFQNARAKFRRNVLRQENGNDKADGTSLPPPSSDSGALTPPSSAATLTDLTNPSITVVTSVTSSLDSHDSGSPSQTTLTNLF